A genomic region of Raphanus sativus cultivar WK10039 chromosome 6, ASM80110v3, whole genome shotgun sequence contains the following coding sequences:
- the LOC108808592 gene encoding putative pectinesterase 11, with translation MGLYKTKSKHYINDTYYQNTIISIFILSLITFSSVVSSSFSVDLSTAILLRVDQSGKGDFNKIQEAIDSIPPNLENSQLYFIWVKPGVYREKVVIPADKPYITLSGTKASNTVLIWSDGEDILASPTLTVFASDFICRFLTIQNKFGTAGQAVALRVAADNAAFYGCVLTSYQDTLLDDNGNHYFKNCYIEGATDFICGSASSLYENCHLHSLSPNNGSITAQMRTSATEKSGFTFLGCKVTGTGSSFLGRPWGAYSRVVFAYSFFSDVVAPQGWNEWGDSSKNNTVYYGEYKCYGPGADRRERVKWSKQLSDEEAAVFLSKDFIGGKDWLRPAPSHFKNAPKSNSKE, from the exons ATGGGTCTTTATAAAACAAAGTCTAAACATTACATTAATGATACTTATTATCAAAACACAATCATCAGTATTTTCATTCTCTCTTTGATCACATTTTCCTCCGtggtttcttcttcattttcagTTGATTTATCAACTGCAATTCTATTAAGGGTTGATCAATCAGGCAAGGGAGATTTCAATAAGATTCAAGAAGCAATTGACTCTATCCCTCCAAATCTAGAAAACTCTCAACTTTATTTCATTTGGGTCAAGCCTGGAGTTTACCG agaaaaAGTGGTGATTCCTGCGGATAAACCCTACATAACATTGAGTGGGACAAAAGCTTCCAACACAGTTCTCATATGGAGCGATGGTGAAGACATCTTGGCGTCACCCACTCTCACAGTCTTCGCATCCGACTTTATATGCCGATTTCTCACTATTCAG AATAAGTTTGGAACAGCGGGACAGGCGGTTGCGTTGCGAGTGGCAGCGGACAATGCAGCGTTCTACGGCTGCGTGCTAACGTCGTACCAAGACACTCTTCTCGACGACAATGGAAACCATTACTTCAAGAACTGCTATATCGAAGGAGCCACTGATTTCATTTGTGGAAGCGCATCTTCTCTCTACGAA AATTGTCATTTACACTCGTTGTCGCCGAACAATGGGTCGATAACGGCGCAAATGAGAACATCGGCAACAGAGAAATCAGGGTTTACATTCTTGGGATGCAAGGTAACCGGTACAGGTTCCTCGTTTTTGGGAAGACCATGGGGAGCTTATTCTAGAGTTGTCTTTGCTTACTCCTTCTTCTCCGATGTGGTTGCACCTCAAGGATGGAACGAATGGGGTGACTCTAGCAAAAACAa TACTGTATATTATGGTGAATACAAATGTTACGGTCCAGGCGCAGACCGGAGAGAAAGGGTAAAATGGTCAAAGCAATTATCTGACGAGGAAGCTGCCGTCTTCTTGAGCAAGGACTTTATCGGTGGCAAAGATTGGCTCCGACCTGCGCCGTCTCACTTCAAGAATGCTCCCAAATCAAACTCCAAAGAATAA
- the LOC108811423 gene encoding protein RER1B, with protein MDGGDVATPVQKKAHEAWRVYKYYLDKTTPHSTYRWIGTFVVFLIYCLRVFSIHGFYIISYGLGIYLLNLLIGFLSPLVDPELDAASDGGGASLPTRGSDEFKPFIRRLPEFKFWYSMTKAFCIAFLMTFFSVFDVPVFWPILLCYWIVLFVLTMRRQISHMIKHKYIPFSIGKQKYSGRRSAGSRAD; from the exons ATGGACGGTGGTGACGTGGCCACGCCTGTACAAAAGAAGGCACACGAGGCATGGAGAGTTTACAAATACTACCTCGACAAGACCACACCTCACTCAACCTACAGGTGGATTGGCACATTCGTTGTCTTTCTCATCTACTGCTTGAGAGTTTTCTCCATTCACGGTTTCTACATCATCTCCTACGGTCTCGGCATCTACCTCCTCAACCTCCTCATCGGCTTCTTGTCTCCCCTCGTTGACCCCGAGCTCGACGCTGCCTCTGATGGTGGTGGTGCTTCTCTCCCTACTCGTGGCTCTGATGAGTTCAAGCCTTTTATCCGCCGACTCCCTGAGTTCAAGTTCTG GTACTCCATGACGAAAGCATTCTGCATTGCCTTTCTCATGACGTTCTTCTCGGTTTTTGATGTTCCCGTCTTCTGGCCTATACTGCTTTGCTACTGGATCGTTCTCTTTGTCCTCACCATGAGACGCCAGATCTCCCACATGATCAAGCACAAGTACATTCCTTTCAGCATCGGTAAACAG AAATATAGCGGTCGGAGATCTGCTGGCTCTCGTGCTGATTGA
- the LOC108811424 gene encoding 40S ribosomal protein S25-4 has protein sequence MAPKKDKVPPPSSKPAKSGGGKQKKKKWSKGKQKEKVNNMVLFDQATYDKLLTEAPKFKLITPSILSDRMRINGSLARKAIRELMAKGVIRMVAAHSSQQIYTRATNT, from the exons ATG GCGCCAAAGAAGGATAAGGTTCCACCGCCGTCGTCAAAGCCGGCTAAATCCGGAGGTggaaaacagaagaagaag aagTGGAGCAAGGGAAAGCAAAAGGAGAAGGTGAACAACATGGTGTTGTTTGATCAGGCTACTTACGACAAGCTTCTCACTGAGGCTCCCAAGTTCAAGCTCATCACCCCTTCCATTCTCTCCGACCGTATGAGG ATCAACGGGTCTCTTGCAAGGAAGGCAATAAGGGAGCTAATGGCTAAAGGTGTGATCAGGATGGTCGCTGCTCACTCGAGCCAGCAGATCTACACTCGTGCCACCAACACCTAA